The proteins below come from a single Mustela erminea isolate mMusErm1 chromosome 14, mMusErm1.Pri, whole genome shotgun sequence genomic window:
- the MARVELD1 gene encoding MARVEL domain-containing protein 1 — MVSEAQKEMAGSREERVGVETGRGSQRAGSSGGDGEKERRAGGRREWRKGGEKGRGSAKRTRRDARRPPRAQRVRRPGHPREPGAAIPLLGAPPPPPPRPGAMLPPPPRQPPPQARAVRGPVRLQRAFLRGPLGVLRLLQLLAGAAFWITIATSRYQGPVHFALFVSVLFWLLTLGLYFLTLLGKHELVPVLGSRWLVVNVAHDLLAAALYGAATGIMIAQTQSHSYCNLKDYQMACAYHAFLAAAVCGGLCLGLYLLSALYGCCRRYQGEQEVA; from the coding sequence ATGGTGAGCGAGGCCCAAAAAGAGATGGCTGGAAGCCGGGAGGAGCGAGTGGGGGTGGAGACGGGGAGGGGAAGCCAAAGGGCGGGTAGCAGTGGTGGAGacggggagaaagagaggagggctggagggaggagagagtggaggaagggtggggagaaggggagaggaagcgCGAAGAGGACTCGGAGGGACGCGAGGAGGCCGCCGCGGGCGCAGCGGGTACGTCGGCCGGGCCACCCCCGCGAGCCCGGCGCCGCCATTCCGCTACTCGgggctccgccgccgccgccaccgcgcCCGGGGGCCATGCTCCCGCCGCCCCCGCGCCAGCCGCCGCCCCAGGCGCGCGCGGTTCGCGGGCCGGTGCGCCTGCAGAGGGCCTTCCTGCGCGGCCCGCTGGGCGTGCTGCGGCTGCTGCAGCTGCTGGCCGGCGCCGCCTTCTGGATCACCATCGCCACGAGCAGGTACCAGGGCCCCGTGCACTTCGCGCTCTTCGTGTCAGTGCTCTTCTGGCTGCTGACCCTGGGCCTCTACTTCCTCACGCTGCTGGGCAAGCACGAGCTGGTGCCCGTGCTGGGTTCGCGCTGGCTCGTGGTCAACGTGGCACACGACCTGCTGGCGGCCGCGCTCTACGGCGCCGCGACGGGCATCATGATCGCCCAGACGCAGAGCCACAGCTACTGCAACCTCAAGGATTACCAGATGGCCTGCGCCTACCACGCCTTCTTGGCGGCCGCCGTCTGCGGCGGCCTCTGCCTCGGCCTCTACCTGCTCTCGGCCCTCTACGGCTGCTGCCGCCGCTaccagggggagcaggaggtggCATGA